The Pontibacter korlensis sequence GGCATCCTGTACGGTTGAGCCGTAAACACGGTAGCTGAAGGTTGGCTGATCTGCCTTATCTAAATCATATCCTACCGGGCGGAAACCGGTACCTGCCGTATCTGCCACCCAAGCTGCCTGCGGAGAGGCAAGTTTAGCTAAAGTGAAGGCTGGCTGCCCCAGGTGCTGCACAGCTCCAACCGGGCGTGATGATCCGTCGCCCCTGCTGTACCACATTGGTGTGGCATCCAGAAAACCTCCTCGCCACACCTGTACCATGTTACCGTTGTCCATGTCATAAGTATAGTGTACCTGCTCAGGGCTTCCCACATTTACGGCGTGTACTACTCGGGTATTCCTTTTCCCATCTTTGTTAGGGAAAGGCAGGTCCATAAAGCTGCGGAGAATAGTATTTACAGGTGCATCTACCAGGATAGGTCCTTGTGAATCATTATTACCTCCACTAGCAGGATCTCCAATCAGGTACTCACGAATACCAGGACCTACTACGGCGATACCAATTGCTGGCCTTCCCCATTCCACAATCTTCGAGTAAACCAATTCGAATGGCATGTCACCTGCAGGAAGGTTAACAGTACCTTTTCTGTCTCTCCCTTCTATAGGCACCACTACCTTATTGTTGATTCGCATCAAACCATTGCCACCGCTGGCATTCAGGTTAAAGGTATACTCACCTGGCTCTTTTACCCGAAGCGTGCCCGTATAGCGAACCAGGAAATCGTTTCGGAGAGGGCTAATATCTGAAGTAAGCGCTACTGATGTTCCTTCAGCCTCTGGCGGAATGTTGTCGTACTGCGGCTCGGCTTCAAACTTTCCTTTGTATACCTGGTATTTCAGGTTAACCAGCTCTGGGCGTGGCTTACCATAATTAGTTATCTTGATGTCGCGGAATGCTACGGCACCGTGGTCTCCCTGCAGGCGCAGTGGGCCTGCAGCCACTTCATTGCTTCCCATAGCGCCACGCGTCGGTCCGAAAAGCTCTACGTTCTCGTGTATCGTTACACCATTTAGCTCCGCACGCAGGATTTTGGCGTTCTCTATTTTCTTGCCGCTGGCGTCAAAACGAGGTGCCTGGAAAGAGATTTTCAGGTGCTGCCATAGGCCAGGAGCACGGCTTACATTTTGGCGGGGAGCATAGCCCTGGTAGCCCTTTTGCCCGTTCGGGCGGCTCTCGTCCCAACGCTCATACACGGCTCCGTTATTAGCTGAGGTAGGTTTCTTAACGCCCCAGCTATCCTCTAGCTGTATCTCATAACGCCCCTGCAAGTATATGCCAGAGTTTGAACCCTTGGCCATCATGTAGTACAGCTCCAGGTCAATATCCCCATGCTCAAAGTTGGTAATCAGGTCGATTCCCTTCTTCTTTTTGCTGGGTGCATTTACCAGTATACCAGTTCCTTCCTCCACGTTTAACACGTTGTCTTTGTCTAGTCTGGCTGTTACATCACCGGCAACCTGCCAGCTCTTTCCCGGATTCTGGAAAGAGGATAAGTTGTCGAGGGGTATTGCTGCGGTCTGAGGTGCTGCAGACTGCGCCAGGGATATGCCAGTGCTGTACATCAGCGCGATACCCGCCAGCAATACACCACGCATCGGTGTGGTTTTACATTTAATCATATACCTGTTTTTAATTGGGATAACCCTAATTCTACAATATGTAAACTATCTCTATTTCTCATTCGACAGCGAGTATGGGAAGGCCTCTGCCTTTGTACCGCGGTCCTTATTTGGAGTGGATGCCATTTCGAAGTCAACATTAGCTCCTTTCATGAGTTCTGTGTGACTTAACCAGTTCTTGTCGTAGGTTTTTCCGTTAAAGCGCATGCTTTGGATGTACCTGTTATCTCCATTGTTTTCCGGAGCGTTTATCACAAGCTGTTTACCATTCTCAAACTTCAGGGTAGCTTTTTTAAACAGCGGTGCTCCCAACACATACTGGTCTGTGGCAGGTGTTACCGGGTAGAAACCCAGTGCAGAGAATACATACCAAGCCGAGGTCTGGCCATTGTCTTCGTCGCCACAGTATCCATCCGGAGCCGAAGTATACATACGGTTCATCGTTTCGCGTACCCAGTGCTGCGCCTTCCATGGTTCGCCGGCGTAGTTGTACAGGTAGATCATGTGCTGTATTGGCTGATTACCATGCGCATACTGTCCCATGTTGGCTATCTGCATTTCCCGAATTTCGTGGATTACAATACCGTAGTAGCTTTCGTCATATGTTGGAGGCAATGTAAATACAGAATCTAGCTTGGCTGTGAAGTTAGCTTTGCCGCCCATCAGGTCAATCAGGCCCTGCACATCATGGAAAACTGACCAGCTGTAATGCCAGCTGTTGCCCTCTGTAAAGGCATCACCCCACTTAAAAGGGTTGAATGGCGACTGGAATGTACCATCCTGGTTTTTGCCACGCATCAACCCGGTGGACGGGTCGTACAGTTTGCGGTAGTTAAGTGCGCGCTTGGCGTACAGGTTTATTTCTTTTTTAGGTCTCTTCAATGCTTTTGCCAGCTGATAGATAGCAAAGTCATCATAGGCATACTCTAGTGTTCGTGCTGCGTTTTCGTTGATCTTCACATCGTAAGGCACATATCCTAGCTTGTTATAGTAAGCAGCTCCGGCACGGCCTACAGCTGTTAATGGTCCTTCGTTATTGGCACCTTTTAGCAATGCCTCGTACAGTGCTTTCATGTCCTGCCCACGTATTCCTTTCAGGTAAGCGTCTGCCACTACCGAAGCAGAGTTGTTGCCCACCATCACGTTACGGTAGCCAGGACTAGCCCACTCGGGTAACCAGCCTCCTTCCTTGTAAGTATTTGACAAGCCTTCCTGTATCTCGGCATTTATGGATGGGTACATCAGGTTCAGGAAAGGAAAAAGTGCACGAAAAGTATCCCAGAAACCTGTATCTGTGTACATGAAGCCAGGTAGTACTTTTCCATTGTAAGGGCTGTAGTGCACTACTTTACCAGCTGCATCTACCTCATAAAATTTTCTAGGGAAGAGTAAGGTACGGTAAAGGCAGGAGTAAAAGGTTCGCATCTGTTCCGGAGTACCGCCTTCTACGGCTACACGGTTAAGCTGCTCATTCCAGGCTTGCTTGCCCTTTGCTTTAACCGTTTCAAAGTCATCGTTTCCGATCTCCTTCAGATTTAGCTCAGCCTGTTCCAGGCTAATAAAGGAAGAGGCCACACGTGCATTCACCTGCTCCCCTTTTTTCGTTTTGAAACCAACAACAGCTCCTACGTGGTTAGCTTGCAGTTCTTGCTTTGTGCTCAGCAGGCTGTCGCTCCAAGTGTGGGTGTTGGCAAAAGGCTTATCAAAAACAATAACGAAGTAGTTCTTAAAATTATCAGGCACTCCGCCGCTGTTCTTAGTGGTATAACCTACAATCTTGTTTTCGCTTGGTATAACCTTAACATAAGATCCC is a genomic window containing:
- a CDS encoding family 16 glycoside hydrolase → MIKCKTTPMRGVLLAGIALMYSTGISLAQSAAPQTAAIPLDNLSSFQNPGKSWQVAGDVTARLDKDNVLNVEEGTGILVNAPSKKKKGIDLITNFEHGDIDLELYYMMAKGSNSGIYLQGRYEIQLEDSWGVKKPTSANNGAVYERWDESRPNGQKGYQGYAPRQNVSRAPGLWQHLKISFQAPRFDASGKKIENAKILRAELNGVTIHENVELFGPTRGAMGSNEVAAGPLRLQGDHGAVAFRDIKITNYGKPRPELVNLKYQVYKGKFEAEPQYDNIPPEAEGTSVALTSDISPLRNDFLVRYTGTLRVKEPGEYTFNLNASGGNGLMRINNKVVVPIEGRDRKGTVNLPAGDMPFELVYSKIVEWGRPAIGIAVVGPGIREYLIGDPASGGNNDSQGPILVDAPVNTILRSFMDLPFPNKDGKRNTRVVHAVNVGSPEQVHYTYDMDNGNMVQVWRGGFLDATPMWYSRGDGSSRPVGAVQHLGQPAFTLAKLASPQAAWVADTAGTGFRPVGYDLDKADQPTFSYRVYGSTVQDAIRVADEGKGIRRELTVQNPGDNLYARLAEGKSIEAVSKDMYVVDGKSYYIRLDDAGGQKPVVRDSNGQKELIVPMRGKLSYSIIF
- a CDS encoding GH92 family glycosyl hydrolase, which codes for MKISIKKTVIALLSSFICTTVLAQTVLVDKVTDPVEWVNPLMGTDSKYSLSNGNTYPAIAMPWGMNFWMPQTGKMGDGWGYMYSADKIRGFKQTHQPSPWMNDYGQFAIMPVTGRLRFDQDSRASWFSHKAEVVKPYYYSVYLADHDVTTEIAPTERAANFRFTFPQTDSAFVVIDAFDKGSYVKVIPSENKIVGYTTKNSGGVPDNFKNYFVIVFDKPFANTHTWSDSLLSTKQELQANHVGAVVGFKTKKGEQVNARVASSFISLEQAELNLKEIGNDDFETVKAKGKQAWNEQLNRVAVEGGTPEQMRTFYSCLYRTLLFPRKFYEVDAAGKVVHYSPYNGKVLPGFMYTDTGFWDTFRALFPFLNLMYPSINAEIQEGLSNTYKEGGWLPEWASPGYRNVMVGNNSASVVADAYLKGIRGQDMKALYEALLKGANNEGPLTAVGRAGAAYYNKLGYVPYDVKINENAARTLEYAYDDFAIYQLAKALKRPKKEINLYAKRALNYRKLYDPSTGLMRGKNQDGTFQSPFNPFKWGDAFTEGNSWHYSWSVFHDVQGLIDLMGGKANFTAKLDSVFTLPPTYDESYYGIVIHEIREMQIANMGQYAHGNQPIQHMIYLYNYAGEPWKAQHWVRETMNRMYTSAPDGYCGDEDNGQTSAWYVFSALGFYPVTPATDQYVLGAPLFKKATLKFENGKQLVINAPENNGDNRYIQSMRFNGKTYDKNWLSHTELMKGANVDFEMASTPNKDRGTKAEAFPYSLSNEK